A single region of the Anguilla anguilla isolate fAngAng1 chromosome 17, fAngAng1.pri, whole genome shotgun sequence genome encodes:
- the LOC118216367 gene encoding vegetative cell wall protein gp1-like, producing the protein MRTGAPSSRNGGGARLSACGSCRRSGRPGLACRNGGPMLGVGGENALHVTNDHSISCVSHAGSLCLIPALLHTPYSSPAPTPLIPALLHTPYSSPAPHPLFQPCSPPLIPALLHTPYSSSAPHPLFQPCSPPLIPALLHTPYSSPAPHPLFQPCSPPLIPALLHTPYSSPAPHPLFQPCSPPLIPALLPTPYSSSAPHPLFQLCSQPCSTPLIPALLPTPYSSSAPHPLFQPCSTPLIPALLHTPYSSPAPHPLFQLCSTPLIPALLPTPYSSPAPHPLFQPCSTPLIPALLHTPYSSSAPHPLFQPCSPPLIPALLHTPYSSPAPHPLFQLCSQPCSTPLIPALLPTSYSSSELCSPGS; encoded by the exons ATGAGGACAGGTGCTCCAAGTAGCCGGAATGGCGGAGGGGCTcgactgagcgcgtgcggaagCTGCCGGAGGTCTGGAAGACCTGGCCTGGCCTGCAGGAACGGGGGACCCATGCTGGGTGTGGGAGGAGAGAACGCACTCCACGTGACCAACGACCACTCGATATCT TGCGTCTCCCACGCTGGATCCCTGTGCCTTATTCCAGCCCTGCTCCACACCCCTTATTCCAGCCCTGCTCCCACACCCCTTATTCCAGCCCTGCTCCACACCCCTTATTCCAGCCCTGCTCCCCACCCCTTATTCCAGCCCTGCTCCCCACCCCTTATTCCAGCCCTACTCCACACCCCTTATTCCAGCTCTGCTCCCCACCCCTTATTCCAGCCCTGCTCCCCACCCCTTATTCCAGCCCTGCTCCACACCCCTTATTCCAGCCCTGCTCCACACCCCTTATTCCAGCCCTGCTCCCCACCCCTTATTCCAGCCCTGCTCCACACCCCTTATTCCAGCCCTGCTCCCCACCCCTTATTCCAGCCCTGCTCCCCACCCCTTATTCCAGCCCTGCTCCCCACCCCTTATTCCAGCTCTGCTCCCCACCCCTTATTCCAGCTCTGctcccagccctgctccacacCCCTTATTCCAGCTCTGCTCCCCACCCCTTATTCCAGCTCTGCTCCCCACCCCTTATTCCAGCCCTGCTCCACACCCCTTATTCCAGCCCTGCTCCACACCCCTTATTCCAGCCCTGCTCCACACCCCTTATTCCAGCTCTGCTCCACACCCCTTATTCCAGCCCTGCTCCCCACCCCTTATTCCAGCCCTGCTCCACACCCCTTATTCCAGCCCTGCTCCACACCCCTTATTCCAGCCCTGCTCCACAC CCCTTATTCCAGCTCTGCTCCCCACCCCTTATTCCAGCCCTGCTCCCCACCCCTTATTCCAGCCCTGCTCCACACCCCTTATTCCAGCCCTGCTCCACACCCCTTATTCCAGCTCTGctcccagccctgctccacacCCCTTATTCCAGCCCTGCTCCCCACCTCTTATTCCAGCTCTGAGCTTTGCTCACCTgggtcctga